The Lactuca sativa cultivar Salinas chromosome 2, Lsat_Salinas_v11, whole genome shotgun sequence genome includes the window aagatcttccaggagtacccccagagagacaggttgagttccgaatcgacctcgtcccAGGAGCAattcctctcgctaaatcaccatatcgattggcacctgctgaaatgcaggaattgtccagccaactcagtgagcttctggacaagggatttatccgacctagctactcgccatggggagctccggtgctctttgtcaaaaagaaggatggatctttcagaatgtgcatcgattacagagagttgaacaaactcactgttaaaaaccgctacccactcccgcgaatcgatgatctattcgaccagctccaaggagctagctatttttctaaaatagatctacggtctggataccatcaactcaaggtccgagaagaagatgttcctaaaaccgctttctgaacccgctatggacattacgaattcgtcgtgatgcccttcggtctaacaaatgcacctgccgcatttatggacctaatgaatcgaatctgtcgaccgttcttggacaacttcgtcattgtgtttatcgatgacatcctcgtctattctcgaagcaaagaggagcatggccaacatctccgacaagtcctagaaacgctgcgatcggaaaagctttacgccaaactctccaagtgcgagttctggcttcggagtgtgaatttcttaggtcacgtagttagccaagatggaattcatgtggatccctctaaggtcaaagctgtggaaggatgggcaactccgactactcccacagaaattcgtcagttcttaggcctagcaggctactatagaagattcatccaaaacttctcaaaaatcgccaagccacttaccttgctcacgcaaaagagtgtgccattcaagtggacagaccgacaagagattgcgtttcgaaccttgaagcaagctctttgcagcgctcctgtactatctctacctgaaggaacggaagattttgtggtatactgtgacgcatcaaatcaaggcttaggttgcgttctcatgcaacgtggaagagtgatagcatatgcgtcccgtcaactaaaggcgcacgaagtaaattacacaacccatgacctagaactgggagctgtggtcttcgccctaaaaatttggaggcactacctgtacggtacaaagtgcaccatctttacggaccacaagagcctccagcacattttgaatcagaaggagctgaacatgagacaacgaagatgggtggaattgttaaacgactacgaatgcgagatcaagtaccatccaggcaaggccaacgtggtagctgacgcattaagtcgaaaggaatacacaaatcgacgtacgaaaacgcactcgataaccattcagtctcatttgaccactcaaattgcatcagcccaggcagaggctatgaaaacggaaaacagaactagcgaggcattacgcggaatggagaagaacctggaagtcaaagagaatggggtatactacttcatgaaccgtatttgggttccaaaaatcggaggattcagggagatcgttatgaaggaagcccacaagacacgatactccattcatcctggttcggacaagatgtatttggacattaaacagcactattggtggcctaacatgaaggcggaaatcgcaacttatgttagtaagtgccttacgtgtgccaaggtaaaagtggaataccagaaaccttccggattgttacagcaaccggcaattcccgagtggaaatgggaggggatttcaaTGGACTTcctgaccaagctgcccaagacgtcagacggattggacaccatatgggtaataatcgaccgactgacgaaatctgcccatttcctgccgatcaaagagtcctacaagatggagaggctgacgcgtttgtacctacgagagattgtaagacttcatggagtgccaaaatccatcatctcggatagggacagtaggttcacgtcacgcttttggcagtcgctccacaaggcaatgggaactcatcttgatatgagcaccgcgtatcacccacaaacggacggtcaaagcgaacgaaccattcagacgcttgaagacatgcttcgtgcatgtgtaatagacttcggaaagtcttgggatacccacctaccgttgatcgagttttcatataacaatagttatcattcgagcattaaggtggcccctttcgaagcactgtacgggcgtaaatgtagatcaccgttatgttgggctgaagtaggtgacacccagctagcaagaacacatacgtcggatagggcaatgacaggaccggaaatcattcgcgagaccacagaaaagattgtccagatcaaagctcgattacaggcatcgcgtgaccggcaaaagagctacgctgataaacggcgaaagcccttagagttccaggtcggtgatcgagtattgttgaaggtctcaccctggaagggggctatacgcttcggaaaacgaggaaagctaaacccacggtacattggacctttcgaaatcgtcgcccgaataggtccggtagcctacagactacaactacccacggagctaaacggtgtacaccccgtgtttcatgtttctaatctgaaaaagtgcctatcagatgaaacccttgtcattcctcttgacgaaatcgaaatcaatgagaatctcctgttcgtcgaagagccaatcgaaatcatggacagggaggtgaagcgtactaagcagagtcgcatcccgatcgtgaaggtacggtggaacgcaaagcgtgggccagaattcacgtgggaacgcgaggatcaaatgaagcagaagtacccgcACCTATTCTAataattctcaaatctagctttcaaacagaatttcgggacgaaattccctctaacggggggatgatgtcacaactgtaaattttgagccatgtaatctatgcattcaacctaatgtgaatcaaaaacttcaatcaaatacaagatacaagtactataaatagtcatcaaacaattggagaccctagaagttttggttaagtccattttggactaagacttccttattggatccaaatggaccaataagcttccaattggactatcatgggttaggaccctaattgggctctaattggacccacattcgtctatttcaatattttgggctaggtagaacctagaaggaaataaaacacaagttttgatccataattaaacctaacctagcttaataaagcacaaaaatcacaattttattttataagtccaataaataccctaattaacactaatgttgggcttaggagcaaaaagcccaaaaactttttttttccttcccattttcggcccaaaagaaaagcccaagaagaagggttgactatttgcttgccacctcattattacccaACATGTCTCCATGCATCTtagtccatatctccatgcaaatcacttcaaaagtcatttcttcttctctctctctcactctcggccaagcatcatcacacacaccaaaatatctcaactttctctctagaacactcaaagaactctccttccctcccctctccaaaaatctcgaaatttagggactttccaagaggattttgcaagtaaatcatcatctaaggtaagattatgcatagatctatggtttaacttcttttattatcaaaatctcttcctaatccatgtaaaaaccgtgatcttgcactctagaaaccccataatctcgaaaagttcatcaaggagtgcaagggccaaaaatcacttcatttcttccaatttttcttcaagaaccgaaactacccactcaaggtgagattcatacccctattttctgtttttaagagtttttgtgggggggggaatacaagtgaaagtgtagatctatatgtatttgtatgccttgtatgatttccatgcttatatgtatgcctatatgtgttttaatgttggatctagccattaaacccctcaaaaccgagatataactcatgttttatgatattagcttcaaatatgttactacacaataagtgatactagataaatagccaagtggttagcaacaattttctttaagctaaaaacacacatcttgggccaaaaatgtgaaaaatacaaaattaagggcccaaaatgacattttacagattctgatagttgaaatgtgtcaaaacagtttcaataaagctatttctggaattttattcattttgaggattaaaaacataaatttcaagcctattgggctaaaattgtaaatttcggcccaataaggcccattatgcgaattttctgttttgaagggccaaaactgtgaaattctgtaaaacagtggactataagtgtcccaaacccttttcaaaggtttaaaatgctttttaaatttaaaaaggaccaaagttgcaaaaattttccattttggaccaaaattgtcaaaattgcgaaaagatgggctaaaaccgagaaaaactgcattttcagggacttaaactgttttctttgaaaaatatgctggaaaatattaatttcaataatttttggtgttaaaatgtcaagaaaaatagtttaaggaccaaaccgggaaatattcaaataaaagggttgaaaatgtaaattttacaaataatgaggggctgaaaacagaaatatttcaaggctgattcattatgtacaatgtgatcaaataatgacacctcaactaccaacgaaatacaactcattacaataccaaaagtcgttgttaaacgaattggctcggtctcgagccaatgaaaatccacaactactaactctttgatacatacaaataacgattggtaatacacatacatacgagtgtgcacagacgtctacgcaccatctttgggccccaaaagtgtaaaatcttgtttgttgggcctagctagcccaatgacctgatcttaaggcccgaagacatttttttctacgaagtgttgagttttaccgacttggcacaacgtagggtgactttcaatggcttgtatcattggaccccaagggccatggtattgctagaaaagtctacacattttacgaggcgggtcggggacccctcgcacacatttgTCCCCAGCCGgataatagagttaccggggtcttcgtgacctctttctcttcggatgtgggaccactcatagtccgggcgattggataacgtgattagtactgacgacgccttcgggaatcgttggtatatctataaaccgggcatttgtgtaatgcgggtttgtagtaaataatcaatgctcgagaaccttccaacgtcgcttgggaccgatactactatttttgtaatggtttctacgcaactcaacggatttcaaaagaactaggggaacatcgggtttccctagggttttttttttttttttttttatcacatacagattttaaacgcatacaacttaaatgaacaatttttgcaagtatagaaacaaacaagcatacctatggatcttcacaaacgtttttgaaagcttttcttttcagaaaatatcggattttctggtggtttttcaaacaatataaacattcgatttcaaacactacttatgaactcaccaacatttcatatgttgacgtttttcaaaatacttgtattctcaggaaaccagtgagtcaagggaaatcatgctcagtgacggttgcagttcatttttgaatgaaccaaacaatattaatttttggaattgTAATATCTCAACAAtatatgacatgtaaacactgctggttgtattatgttgatgaatggtgacgaatgttgtttgtttcatatatattcaatgttatggtattcaattgagtcacgacagcccccggacgtttccgccgtctggttcgggggtgtgacactaaatGAGATGGATTATGAGCTCCATGGTATTTATATGGATCACGAACCAGAGCATGAGTTCGTGACTAGGCTTTATAAATGTAGGGACGTCTTTCTCAATGTTCTACTTAGTGATgaaaacttaaggaattcaagcaTGGCTGATGAAATCAGAGCACAAGTTTATCATGCTAATGAATGGCAAAGTGATGAAGAAGGTGAACAAGAGGCGGTGAAGAATAAGTACAGAATTCATAATCCAAACACACCATGGGATAAGATGGAACCTAAGGTAGGTGATATGTTTGAGTCTCCTGCACAACTTAAGTTTTGTATTCAAAATTATGGGGTGTCAAATGGATATCAGATATACTTTGAAAAATGTGATAAAACTAGACTAGTTGCAAGATGTGGGAAGAGGACAGAGATGAATGATTGTCCTTTCAGATTGTATGCTGGATGGATGTACAATGAAAAATCATTTCAAGTTAAAAATTTAGTTGGAGAGCATCGTTGCAGTAGGAAGTTCAAATTTGGAAGTCTTGTTTCCCCTGAATGGATAGGTAGGCATTACATTACTGAAATTGCAAACACACCTAAGATGAAACTTAGGGACATGATTGTTGATATCAAACAAAGGTTGAGATGTGTAGTATCCATTGGGCAAGTCCGTAGGGCAAAAAAATGGGCCACTGAGTTGATTGATGGAAAACTAACTGAACATTATGCTTGGGTATGGGATTATGCTGATGAATTATTAAGGTCCAACCCAGGTTCAACATGCAAAGTTAGTGTCATTGTCAATCCAGATGGGAAGAACTACTTCCACAGATTTTACATTGGTTTCAAAGCTTTAAGTGATGGATGGAAATTAGGGTGTAGAAAAGTAACTGGTTTGGATGGATGCTTCCTGAAAGGACAGGTGAAGGGTGAGTTGTTGACTGCCATTGGTAGAGATGCTAATAACCAGGTATATCCTATAGCATGGGCTGTTGTTGATGTTGAAAACAAGCCTAACTAGACTTGGTTTATTGAGCTTCTTAGAGATAGTGTAGACCTTCATGATGGCAGAGGATTGGTGATGATATCTGACCAACATAAGGTTTGTTTTCAATACTCCATTTTATATAAATGTTAATACAATTTAAAAGGGATGCATATTGACTTGAATGTTCTTGTCTTGTAGGGATTGGTTGAAGCTGTAAAAGATATACTCCCAAATGTTGAGCATAGGCAACGTGCCAGGCATGTTTATGCCAATTTCAAGAAAGCATACACAGGGTTGGAGTTCAAGAAATTATTTTGGGTTGCATCAATGAGTTGTGTAGAAAGTGACTTTATGAGGCACGTGGAAACCATCAAGAAGTTGAGCCCATCTGCATATGAGTACTTGATGTCAAGACAACCAAAAACATGGTGTAGAGCTTACTTTGATAGGGGTTATGCGTGTGAAGCAGTTGAGAATGGAATCTCTGAGTGTTTCAACTCAATAATTGTTGATGCTAGGAAAAAACCCCTTATCACAATGCTTGAGGAGATCAGGATATATATAATGGACAAGTTTTCCCACATGACAGAGGAAAAtgttaaatggaaatcaaatgtTTGTCCTGCTATACTTAGGAAAATGCAGTTGTTTGGGAAAAATATGAGGTATGCATAAAAGAAATTTAAcatttgttgtttctttttattattcTTACTTACTATACCAACTTATGCAGGTTATGGGTTGTAGTTCATAGTCAAGGACATGTTTTTGAAGCTAGAAGAGGATGTGACAGCTATATGGTGGACTTGGACAGCAGGACTTGCAGTTTCAGATTATGGGATTTGTCTGGGATCCCATGTGTACATGCAAATGCAGCCATCAACTACATCAATCAAACACCAGATGTATATATTGATGGGTACTTTTCAaaggaaaattttaaaaagtcTTACTCCTCTAATATCAAACCAGTGAATGGGAGTAATCTTTGGAGCCAAACTGGATTCATAAAGCCATTGCCTCCTTTGGCTAGGAGAATGCCAGGTAGGCCTACTACCAAAAGGAAGAGGCATGCTAGTGAACAAGAGGGGAGGTTTTCATCAACAAGGGTATTTGTACCAAGAACAGTAAGATGTGGGAAATGCTTAGAGTATGGCCATAATCAAGAAAGTTGTAAGAATGAGAAAAAACCAGTAGTACCCTTGCTACCAAAGAAAAGAGGCAGACCAAGGAAACATCCATTGTTAACTGAATATGATGAGTCATTAAGAGCTTCTCAATCCAGTCAGCCTCCAATGCAGAAAAACAAGTCAAAGAAAGAAGCATCAAGTTCCAAGGTTTTAAAAGCATCAAGGTCCAAAAAAGAAGCAACTGAATTTGATGAATCATTAAGAGCTTCTAAATCCAGTCAGCCTCCAAAGAAGAAAAACAAGTCAAAGAAAGAAGCATCAAGTTCCAAGGTTTTAAAAGCACCAAGGTCCAAAAAAGAGGCTACTTCACCTCATAAAGAAGATGTTTCTGCAACTCAAAAAGAAGTTGTTGTTGATGGTATTCAGATTGGGGAAGGTGATGGAATTCAGAATGAGGATCATGGTGATAGTATTGAGACTGGGGATCATGGTGATGGTATTCAGATTGGGGAAGGTGGTGGTATTAAGACTGGGGGTCATGGTGATGATATTCAGACTAGGGATGTTAATGATGTTATTGTTGAAGATTGTCATATTGTTGAAGAAGTTGAAGTGGTTGATGTTGGAAAAGAAGATGTTTTGCTTCCAAGGGTTGGTTTAGATCTACACAAAGTACTTGATGAGGTTGAGCAGGGGCTGGACGAAATATTAGGGGAGGGTAGTTTTCAACAACAATCAGAAACCTATGATGCTACTCAATCAGATTATGGGGGTAATGTTGAGTTTAATGATGGAAAAGATGATGGTGTCCTTGTAGATAAGGTAAAAGTGGATGCTAAACAGATTGCATTGATGTTGGAAGCAGGATATAGCATGGAAGAAATTGAAGGTATGGAAGGGGTAGAACTGGAACTGGATGACATGCTACCCATTGAGTTGGTAAGAAATTACTTTTTTGTAAGtgtttttcattatttttctccaatttaatttatttatgtaATTATCAATATCAGGATATGGAAGATGTATTGGATCATCTATCTGATAATGATGATGAGGCTATTATTGATGAtgttgatggtggtggtgaacaAGAAGAAGGAGGTGATGATGGTTACTTGGGTGATGATGAAGGTGAACAAGAAGAATGAGGTGATGATGAAGGTCCTGATGATGTCCCTAGATTGACAAGGTTGAGAAAACCCTCTGAAAGGATCATTTTGCAGAAGTTGAAGAAGACGGTGCTTGACAAAAATGGAGGTGGTTCATCTGCTAGCAATCCAGTTAGGTTGGAGTAGTTGGTTAAGTGTTTTGGGGGTGTAGTGGGGAGGGTAAACACGGGCAGATGGAGCCCTTTTTGCTAAATATTATTGTCATTCTACCCACTAAATGCAGCATACATCcacttgttttatgttataaacTTGGTTGCCTTTTTTGATAATTTATTTAGGTTTTTGGATACAATTGGATGGCTTCTACGTATTAGTGAGATGTAAAAAACCTTATGCAATTAATACACCCccttttatttgtgttatgatgAATGTGTTACCCATTGTTGTCAATTTTTAttaccattttatgcatcttactTTCCCATTTGTGTTATGGTGAACATGTTTACAATTATTGGCACATTTGATAACCATTTATGCATCTTACTTCCCATTTGTGTTATGGTGAACATGTTTACCATTATTGGCACATTTGATAACCATTTATGCATCTTACTTCCCATTTGTGTTATGGTGAACATGTTTACCATTATTGGCACATTTGATAACCATTTACGCATCTTACTTCCCATTTGTGTTATGGTGAACATGTTTACCATTATTGGCACATTTGAttaccattttatgcatcttactTTGCATTTGTGTTCTGCTGAATGTGTAGTTACCATTTTcacaaaagcatttataaaatagATCATAGCCATACAAACTTTAATACTATTGCACCATTCAAACTTTTACAGATTCAGTACATCTACCAATGTAATAAACTACACTACAAACTTGTTATCATTTCATCTAACTTACATCTTAATAACCACCGCAACAAGACATACCAAAATACTCACTAGCAGCCCTACAATCAGTTTGAGCAACATCACGGATTCGATATCTTTATGTTGAAGGTTCAATTGCTTCTTAAAAGCCCTAAAttcgtcttcttcttcatcaacccATTTGAAATGACCACAACCACCATCTTCATCCTACaaaaagaagaataaaattaCATAAAGAAGGGACGATAGTAGAGAGAGCATAATTAGGGCAAACATCACAACAATTACCTGGTAATTAGGGCAGGCACGAAACTTTCGTCCTGGGTTTTCTGGAGTGCGTGAAACATAAATAGGGCAAATATCACCACAACTACATCGTATTATCTCCCGATTTTTCCTTCTTGATGTGCCACTCCAGCTTGAATTTGATT containing:
- the LOC111912140 gene encoding uncharacterized protein LOC111912140, producing MTTSKSNSSWSGTSRRKNREIIRCSCGDICPIYVSRTPENPGRKFRACPNYQDEDGGCGHFKWVDEEEDEFRAFKKQLNLQHKDIESVMLLKLIVGLLVSILVCLVAVVIKM